The following nucleotide sequence is from Kiritimatiella glycovorans.
ATCGGGATACGTCGGCAAGATGGTGCTTCGCCCGGCGCACGGCGGGAACACGGAGGAGGTGAAGTATCCGGGGCTCGAGGAGGAGCGGGCGCGGTACGGGGGCATGCTGCCGAAGATCTACGATGAATACCACGCCGGCCGCGGCGAGTTCGGCTGGCTGGGGCTTCCCGAGGGCGATCCCGTCCGCGTAACCACTCACCTGAGCAAGCCGGTCTACGCGTTCACGCGGCAGTCGCCGATGCCCGCCGTCCGCATGGAAAGGCCGCCGTGGCGTCTTTCTGAACCGGAGCGCACCCGGACCGGGGACGGATTCAGCTTCCGGGTCCGCGAACGCGGACTCTGGCGTCAGCTGAAGGACAGTTTCCGGGCCACCGTGGCCCTTCCGCTCCCCGGGGTTGAACTGGAACGTAACCGGGAGTACACCCTCTCCTTCAAACTCCGCGGATCGCCGGTCTACGACCGCTTCGGACGCGCCCACCGGAATATTCCTAAAAACATGCGTCTGCGTTTTATCACGGACCGGGACGGCGGGAAGCAGAGCGACCGTGCGGCGGAGGAACTCAACACCAACGTCGGCCAGCTCCTGGGCGGCGGACAGAGCGGCGGCGGTTACATGCAGGAGGTTCTGGTCTTTCCGCGCGAACGGAAGGTGGTCCTGACACTGATCGCCGGGGGGAGCGGTCCCGCTCAAATCGAATTCGGCGTGACGGAGGAACCGGGAAACTACGAGATTTCCGATCTGCGACTGCGCGAGGGTTGTGCCGATGTCCTGGTTCGCGAATTCGAGCACGGGCTGGTCCTGCTCAACGGCTCCGTCTTTTCGGAGGCCGTCGTCGACCTGCGCAAACTGTTCCCGGACGCGGCGTTCCGCCGCATCCGGGGCACCCAGGATCCCGTACACAACAGCGGGAAACCTGCCCGCGTCGTCACGATCAGCGCCTCCGACGGATTATTCCTGGAGCGCGAAGATCGGGCGGTGTCCGTGCGGAAGAAATAGACGGGCCCTCCCCGTTTTTCAACACTCGGAACAGGGGGCAGTCCTCCCGATTCGTTTATCTGTCCTTTGCGCGGGAGAAAGAAAGAGCGGAGGACAACCATGAAGGCGGGAAGGGCATGAAGCGTAATAATCCTCATGCCCTTCATGTCCTTCATGGTGAATCCCATTCTCTCCCCACCCAATCAACCTTCATGCTCTTCATGCCCTTCATGGTGAATCCCATTCTTTCTCCCTCCCACGCGGGTAGGTTGTAAACCAAATGCCGCATGTAGTGGTCTTGTTTCATTTATGAGATCGTTTTGAGTTCGTTCGTGAAGAGTTCGTGAGGGGTCATGAAGTCGAGGATCCGGCGCGGGTAGTTATTGATCCATAGCTCGATGTCGCGGATTTTCTGCTTGGTAAAGCGCGCGATATCCCGGCCCTTGGCCACGAACCGTCTGATCATCCTGTTGCCGTTCTCGTTCGATCCGCGTTCCCAGGATGAGTATGGGTGGGCGTAGAAGATCTGGGTTCGCTGTTGCTTCGAGAAGGAAGAGGCTTCTAAGGCTTCGAAGTCCAGGAACTCGCTGCCGTTGTCGACCGTGATGGTCTTGAAGATCTGACGGAAGCAGCGGGAGCCATGTTCACGCTCGAGCCCTCTGAGAACTTTGAGCACGCTGGCTTGGCTCTTATCAGGCAGCTTGCGAATGATCGTGATCCGATGTCTGCGTTCCACCAGGGTCAATAGGGCGGCATTGGACCCGCGCGTGGGGCCGGTCACCAGGTCCATCTCCCAGTGTCCGAACTCCTCGCGCGTCTCGGCTCCTTCGGGACGCTGGTCGATGCTTTTGCCTTTGGAAATCCGCTTCGCCAACCGCCGAGCGCCGCGTTTGCGCCGCTTGGCTCGCTTACGCTTCTCCCACAGTGACTCGTTGCTGAGCCCGAAAATGACGCCTTTATCGATGTAGTTATAGATCGTCTTGGTGCACACCACCTCCTCCAGACCGGCCTGACGCATCCGAAAGGCGACTACATCGGGCGATTCCTTATGTTCCACAATGCGGCAACGGATGAATTCGGCCAGCGCATAGTTGCGGCCCAGCCTCAGACCGGGCCCCCTTGCGGTGGCGTGGTAATCATGGAGGTCCTGGCCGCGATCGCTGCTGTAGGTCCGGTATTCCCGCCACTCCGAGTCCCGGTGGGTCACCGTCCCGCGCTTGAGCTCACGCTGGATCGTACGCGGGTGACGCTCCAAGGCGGCCGCGATGTCCCGTGGGGGGATCCCCCCACGGGACATCCGCTCAATCACCATGCGCTCCACCCTCGTCAAGTGCTTGCCCTTCCTGCTATTCTGATTCTGTTCCATGCCGTCTCCTTCCTCTGTTGTCCTGTTGTAAGACCACAAAGGATAGCGAACCACGGCATGGAACGCTCTCTCCTATACCTGCGGCATTTCACATTACACTTCTCACTCCCTCCCACGCGGAATATAGTTTTTGCCAAGCGGTTACGCGCCTGCTATAAACGCGGCCAGGAGGCTGTATGTGTCCGCTAAGATTCAGCGAATTACGTCGCCGTGCGGCGGGACAGGAGTCCGGCCCCGCGGAAAAAAAAGAACAGCCTGAGCCGGAAGCCGCGCAGGAACCTCCGCGCGGTGAAGACGTGCAGGAGCACGCCTCCTCCTCTTCCGGAAAGATCGGCATCGAGAGTGCGATCGAAGAGATGGGCATCACGGCCGAAGCGATCGATGGGAGCGCGCTGTTCAAGGCCCGCCGCGATGCCGCCGAGCTGCTCGGTCAGCTCCGCTCCGACGAGGGACTCAACCTGGGATGGCGTGATATCGCCGGGGTCATTGAGCGCCTCGACGCCGCGATGGAGACCGAACTCGGCGCCTTCTGGGCCGAGGTACTCCGCATGCCCGAACACGGGGACGCCTCCTGAGAACGGCATGTTCTCAACAGCATCATCGTCGTCCTGCATCTGGCACGCGCGCTCAAGCTCCCGCGGCGCGATCAGATCGGCCTCGGGGCCGCCGCCCTGATTCATGACATCGGGGCGGGACAGGGCGTATCGCTTCAGGACGTGGAGGGAAGCGACGAGCGTAATGCGCTGGAGAAGACGGCCCACATCGCCCGGAGGCTGGGCGCGCCGGACCGGATGCTGCGCGCGCTCACCGAATGCAAGGAGCGTGCGGACGGGTCGGGTACGCCGAATCACCTCCGCGGCAGTCAGATCAGCTCCGAAGGACAGCTCCTGGGCCTCGCATGCGAATTCGAGCGGGTCTACCGCGAACAGTGGGAGCACTTCGAATCGAGCGGCGAACCCTTTGCTCCGGTGATGGTGATGCTCAAGCGCAATCGCGACCGCTTTGCGCCGGACGTGCTGAAGGCCCTCCTGCTCGCGGGCGGATTCTACCAGGTGGGCGCGATCGTCGAACTCAACAGCGGCGCGCTCGCCCGCGTCGTCTCACAGAATCGCGGCGCGCCGCTGCGTCCCCTTGTCGAGATCGTTCTCGACCGGCACGGCAACCATCCCGAACGGCGCCAGATGCTCGACCTGCGCGAACATCCCGCGCTGTCGATTGTCCGTACCGTCACGAGGGGAGGATGATATCCCGATGAAGAAGATCCTCGCGATTACAGCAGCCCTGACCGGAGTCGTTGCGCTTCTGGCCGGATCGGGCTGCGTGGCCCGCCCGCCGGCGGAGGAATCCTCGCAGGAGGTGACCCAGGAGCGCGAGCTTCTCGAGGCGCAGAAGAAGCGGATTGTACGCCGACTCAACGAGATGCGACACCGCGAGCAGGAACAGATCCGCGAGCGCCTGGAGGCGGTCGCCTCCCGCGAACCGCGTACGGTCAGGCTGCAGGTCGACGACGAGATCGAGGTCGAGGTATGGCTGCGCGACATGCTGCAGCAGCAGGACGGATATCCTCTTGAGGACACCATCCCGACCGACGGCCGGGTCGTCATGCCGAGCATCGGCGAGATGAACTTTTTGGACAGGACGCCTGAAGAACTCCAGCAGGAGATCCAGAGCGAGCTCGACCGACTCCTGAACGACCCCGTCGTAAAGGTCCATGTAAAGAAGCACGTAGGCGCCAAGGTATCCATCCTCGGCGAAGTCCAGATGAACCCCAACCGCGACACGGGACCGGGCACCTACGAGATCGAGGGGGAAACGCTGCTCTCCTCGTTTATCAGCGAGGTCGGGGGCTACACGGACGATGCGGATATCCGCAACATCCGCGTGACCTACGCGGACGGGGAGACGGAGGTGATGGATCTCCAGCGCGTGCTGGACGGTCACATCGAGGAAAACATCTTTCTCACCGGCGGCGAGACGGTCTACATCCCCGAGATGTCGCGTCGCAGCCATGTGATCATTCTGGGCCATATCGCGCGACCGGGCGTCTACCCGCTTGACGAGGGCATGATGCTCAGCGAGCTGATCGCCGATGCCGGGGGCAGGGATGCGCAGGGCACCGTCAGCCGCGTGATCACGGTCCGCGGCGACCAGTACCATCCCGAGGTCATCAAGTCGAACCTCCACCGCTTCTACACCCGCGGCGAGCCCGAAGAGAACCTGCTGCTCGAACCCGGCGACACGATCTACGTGCCGAAATCCTTTCTCACGCTCTACGAGCAGGCGCTGCGCGTGATCCTGCTTCCGGTTTCGACCGTGCGTGACATCTATTTTCTCGAGGATCAGATCCAGGACGACGACTGAATCGCAGGCATGGGCCTGACAAACCGAGGGGGGAGCCCGGGGTAACCGGGACAGACCTATGGCATTTGAAGAACTGAGTCTGAAAGACTATCTGCAGATCCTCTACCGCCGGCGCAGGGTGATCCTGGTGGTGTTTCTCGCGAGCATCGTCTTTACCGTCCTGATCGCCTTCAACCAGGAAAACATCTTCCAGGCGGAGTCGCGCATCAAGATCCAGCGCCAGCGCACGCTGGCCGATTTCATGTCGCGACTGCAGCAGGCCCGGCCGGTGGACACGATCGAGAACTACCTCAAGGAGATCACCAGCTACCGGGTCCTGCAGCGCGTGGCCCGATCCATGTATCCGGAGGATCCCGATGTGGACCAGCGGGCGGCGGATCTCCAGGAGATGATCGAGGTTGAACGGCTGGGCAACACCGACCTGATCAGCATAAGAGTCCATTCGACCTCCGGTCAGAAGGCGATGGAGATCGCGAACGCCGTCTCGACCACCTTCATCCAGTACCATCAGGAGAACATCACCCGCAATGCGCGCCAGGTTAAAGAGCAGATCGAGGAGTGGCGCAATCAGATCATGACCCAGCTCTACACCGACGAGCGCGCGCTCAAGGAGTTCCGTGAAAAATACGGGGTCATTGATCTCGAGGCCGAGGGCGAAAATCTCGTGTCCCAGATCGCCGATCTGCAGTCCGAGCAAATCGCCATCGAAGGCGAACTGAGCCGGCTCGAGGGTCGTATCACGAAATGGAACAGGGCCGTAGACCGCTACCTGAAAGGGGACCCCCGCTCCGGCGGGGATTTCTCCGCCTTCCAGGGACTCGTATCCGACAGCCTCCACCTCACCGGCGTCAAGGACCGCATCTTTGAGCTGCAGATGGGGCGCACGGAGATCATGGGCACGGGCAACTACACGACGAACCACCCCCGCATGCAACTTTTCGAGGTCCTCCTGCAGAACGCGAAGAAGGAGGCCGGTGAAGAGCGGCGCCATATCGTCATGACCCGGATGGAGGATCTCGAGAACCAGCGCGCCGGGCTGGAGGCGAAGAAAGCGCGTATCGACGACCAGATCGAGACGTTTAAGGCCCAGCTCCAGGAGATCCCGGAGCTGGAGCGCGAGTCGCGCAAGTACGTCCGGCGCACGGACGTCTCCGAGACGCTCTACACCTTCCTCAGCCAGAAGCTCGAAGAGGCGAAGATCTCCGAGCTCGAACGCGCCGAAATCGCTTACGTGGTGAGCCCGGCCATGACCGCGGACGAGATCCATGCGGGGCGGTTCCGCACCTCGATCGCAGGGCTCCTGCTGGGACTCGTTCTGGGCGTAGCCATGGCATTCGTGGCGGAAAACCTGGACACGAGCATCGCGACGCTGGAACACGTCGAGCAGCTGTTCAAGATCCCGGTCATGGGCGTCGTGCCGCACATTGAGCGCGAACCGGAGCCGGGCGAGGACACCGGGGAGTCCGCGCAGCCGGCATCGCGGCTGGCCCGGACCGGCCGTGCGGCCATGGGCATGGCGCGCAACGCCGCGGATTACATCATGGCGACCCACTCGAACGTGCGGAGCCCGCACGGCATCGAGATGATCACCCAGCTCGATCCGAAATCACCGGGAGCGGAGGCATTCCGCACGATCCGCACGAACCTCGAATACTACAGCCGGCCGCCGGGCGCGCGCTCGATTCCCGGAATGCCCTGATAATTCCGGGCGGAGGGACCGTATTCCGGTCCGGGATTGAAGATCGGGGATCCGGTTAAACTTATCTCCACCTCCCCGGGGTTCGCTCCTCCGGCCGTGACCGACAAAAACGCGCCGGAAAAAAATACGGCCGCCGCGGTTGCGACAATCTTTCCCTTGTACCTCATCGTTCGACTCTCCTCTTCGGTGCTGATTTCTTTAACGGTCCCGTTTCACAGCTGTCTCAAAACGGATCGATCCGATAGAACGCCTTCGGCTCATCCGTCAGTTCAATCCGTGTTGTAACTACTCAGGTAGCCCCACCATGGCGCTACCACTGAAACAATCGTAGTCTACCCCCCCCGAGCGCAACAGAAAAAACCCGATTTTCTGCTGGACTCGGATCGCGTGGTCTTCTACGCTGCTGACCATGGCACAGGCTATGGTCATTCAGGGGCGGAGAATCACGGACGGCGAGATCGCCTTGATCCGGGATTTGATGGCAGAGCATCGGGACTGGGGGCGTACCCGCCTGAGCGAAGAACTGTGCCGCTGCTGGAACTGGCGCAACGCGCAGGGCCGTATCAAGGACATGGCGGCGCGCTCCCTGCTGTTGAAGCTGGAGCGACGCGGATGCATCGAGTTGCCGGCGCGTCAACGCCCGTCTTCCAATCATT
It contains:
- a CDS encoding IS30 family transposase; this encodes MEQNQNSRKGKHLTRVERMVIERMSRGGIPPRDIAAALERHPRTIQRELKRGTVTHRDSEWREYRTYSSDRGQDLHDYHATARGPGLRLGRNYALAEFIRCRIVEHKESPDVVAFRMRQAGLEEVVCTKTIYNYIDKGVIFGLSNESLWEKRKRAKRRKRGARRLAKRISKGKSIDQRPEGAETREEFGHWEMDLVTGPTRGSNAALLTLVERRHRITIIRKLPDKSQASVLKVLRGLEREHGSRCFRQIFKTITVDNGSEFLDFEALEASSFSKQQRTQIFYAHPYSSWERGSNENGNRMIRRFVAKGRDIARFTKQKIRDIELWINNYPRRILDFMTPHELFTNELKTIS
- a CDS encoding SLBB domain-containing protein, yielding MKKILAITAALTGVVALLAGSGCVARPPAEESSQEVTQERELLEAQKKRIVRRLNEMRHREQEQIRERLEAVASREPRTVRLQVDDEIEVEVWLRDMLQQQDGYPLEDTIPTDGRVVMPSIGEMNFLDRTPEELQQEIQSELDRLLNDPVVKVHVKKHVGAKVSILGEVQMNPNRDTGPGTYEIEGETLLSSFISEVGGYTDDADIRNIRVTYADGETEVMDLQRVLDGHIEENIFLTGGETVYIPEMSRRSHVIILGHIARPGVYPLDEGMMLSELIADAGGRDAQGTVSRVITVRGDQYHPEVIKSNLHRFYTRGEPEENLLLEPGDTIYVPKSFLTLYEQALRVILLPVSTVRDIYFLEDQIQDDD
- a CDS encoding GumC family protein — translated: MAFEELSLKDYLQILYRRRRVILVVFLASIVFTVLIAFNQENIFQAESRIKIQRQRTLADFMSRLQQARPVDTIENYLKEITSYRVLQRVARSMYPEDPDVDQRAADLQEMIEVERLGNTDLISIRVHSTSGQKAMEIANAVSTTFIQYHQENITRNARQVKEQIEEWRNQIMTQLYTDERALKEFREKYGVIDLEAEGENLVSQIADLQSEQIAIEGELSRLEGRITKWNRAVDRYLKGDPRSGGDFSAFQGLVSDSLHLTGVKDRIFELQMGRTEIMGTGNYTTNHPRMQLFEVLLQNAKKEAGEERRHIVMTRMEDLENQRAGLEAKKARIDDQIETFKAQLQEIPELERESRKYVRRTDVSETLYTFLSQKLEEAKISELERAEIAYVVSPAMTADEIHAGRFRTSIAGLLLGLVLGVAMAFVAENLDTSIATLEHVEQLFKIPVMGVVPHIEREPEPGEDTGESAQPASRLARTGRAAMGMARNAADYIMATHSNVRSPHGIEMITQLDPKSPGAEAFRTIRTNLEYYSRPPGARSIPGMP